One window from the genome of Epinephelus moara isolate mb chromosome 21, YSFRI_EMoa_1.0, whole genome shotgun sequence encodes:
- the slc6a9 gene encoding sodium- and chloride-dependent glycine transporter 1 isoform X4: MENYVKNGAVPGEPVKKDENSRRGNWGNQIEFVLTSVGYAVGLGNVWRFPYLCYRNGGGAFMLPYFIMLVFCGIPLFFLELSFGQFASLGCLGVWKISPMFKGVGYGMMVVSTYIGIYYNVVICIAFYYFFMSMTNLLPWTYCNNPWNTPDCSGVVGGSQRFNASLANATTNLVAGVSEVVNRTKRTSPSEEYWKHYVLNISDDIGNFGEVRLPILGCLAVSWFVVFLCLIRGVKSSGKVVYFTATFPYVVLTILFIRGITLDGAINGIKYYLTPQWQKVLDAKVWGDAASQIFYSLGCAWGGLITMASYNKFHNNCFRDSIIISITNCATSVYAGFVIFSILGFMAHNLNVPVSEVADHGPGLAFVAYPEALTLLPISPLWSLLFFFMLILLGLGTQFCLLETLVTAIVDEIGTDWIIRNKTVVTLSVAIAGFLLGVPLTSQAGIYWLLLMDNYAASFSLVIISCIMCICVMYVYGHTNYFKDVEMMLGFPPPLFFKVCWRFISPVIISFILIFTVIQYKPITYNDYVYPGWSLAIGFSMALSSVICIPIYALYKISRSPGATFRERLKFACRAHPKWGPALQEHRTGRYAPMASEDTVEARPLKEKEELKEELKEELKEEEKDRKDEISLTIQGSNGSTNTHNNPNPSA, translated from the exons GTGCCTTCATGTTACCATACTTCATTATGCTGGTGTTCTGCGGcattcctctcttcttcctcgAGCTGTCCTTCGGTCAGTTCGCCAGCCTGGGGTGTTTGGGAGTATGGAAGATCAGCCCTATGTTCAAAG GTGTGGGCTACGGCATGATGGTGGTGTCCACCTACATTGGGATCTATTACAACGTGGTCATTTGCATCGCCTTCTACTACTTTTTCATGTCCATGACAAACTTGCTGCCATGGACCTACTGCAACAACCCCTGGAACACGCCAGACTGCAGCGGGGTGGTGGGCGGCAGCCAACGGTTCAACGCCAGCCTGGCTAATGCTACCACAAACCTGGTAGCAGGGGTGTCAGAGGTAGTCAATCGCACCAAGAGGACCAGCCCCAGTGAGGAGTACTGGAA acaCTACGTGTTGAACATCTCTGATGATATTGGGAACTTTGGAGAGGTCCGTCTTCCTATTCTGGGCTGCCTCGCTGTGTCTTGGTTTGTCGTCTTCCTCTGTCTCATCAGGGGCGTTAAATCCTCTggaaag gtggtgTACTTCACAGCCACATTCCCCTATGTTGTTTTGACCATCCTGTTCATCCGTGGCATCACCCTGGATGGAGCCATCAACGGCATCAAGTACTACCTGACTCCACAGTGGCAGAAGGTCCTTGATGCAAAG gtGTGGGGAGATGCAGCGTCCCAGATTTTCTACTCTCTGGGCTGTGCATGGGGTGGTCTTATTACCATGGCTTCCTATAACAAGTTCCACAACAACTGTTTCAG AGACAGCATCATCATCAGTATAACCAACTGTGCGACCAGCGTGTATGCCGGCTTTGTCATTTTCTCCATCCTGGGCTTCATGGCACACAACCTAAACGTCCCCGTGTCAGAGGTGGCCGACCACGGCCCGGGCCTGGCCTTTGTGGCCTACCCAGAAGCCCTCACTCTGCTCCCCATTTCACCACTGTGGTcactgctcttcttcttcatgcTCATCCTTCTGGGACTGGGGACTCAG TTCTGTCTGCTGGAGACTCTGGTGACTGCTATCGTCGATGAGATCGGTACAGACTGGATCATCAGGAACAAGACCGTTGTCACACTGTCAGTGGCCATAGCTGGATTCTTACTTGGAGTGCCACTAACGTCACAG GCAGGAATCTATTGGTTGCTACTGATGGACAACTATGCTGCTAGTTTCTCTTTGGTCATCATCTCCTGCATCATGTGCATCTGCGTCATGTATGTTTATG GTCACACGAACTACTTTAAAGATGTGGAGATGATGCTGggcttccctcctcctctcttcttcaaAGTCTGCTGGAGATTCATCTCCCCCGTCATTATCAGT TTCATCCTGATCTTCACAGTGATCCAGTACAAACCCATCACCTACAATGACTACGTGTATCCCGGCTGGTCTCTGGCTATCGGCTTCTCCATGGCTCTGTCCTCAGTGATCTGCATACCCATCTATGCCCTCTACAAGATCTCAAGGTCCCCAGGAGCCACCTTCAGAGAG CGGTTGAAGTTTGCTTGCCGGGCACATCCAAAGTGGGGCCCTGCCCTGCAGGAGCACCGGACAGGCCGCTACGCCCCCATGGCATCCGAAGACACTGTGGAGGCTCGTCCCCTcaaggaaaaggaggagctgaaggaggAGCTAAAGGAAGagctgaaggaggaggaaaaggataGAAAGGATGAGATCAGCCTCACCATCCAGGGAAGCAACGgctccactaacacacacaacaacccCAACCCCAGCGCATAG
- the slc6a9 gene encoding sodium- and chloride-dependent glycine transporter 1 isoform X2, producing the protein MEEKQFAGILNGAVPGEPVKKDENSRRGNWGNQIEFVLTSVGYAVGLGNVWRFPYLCYRNGGGAFMLPYFIMLVFCGIPLFFLELSFGQFASLGCLGVWKISPMFKGVGYGMMVVSTYIGIYYNVVICIAFYYFFMSMTNLLPWTYCNNPWNTPDCSGVVGGSQRFNASLANATTNLVAGVSEVVNRTKRTSPSEEYWKHYVLNISDDIGNFGEVRLPILGCLAVSWFVVFLCLIRGVKSSGKVVYFTATFPYVVLTILFIRGITLDGAINGIKYYLTPQWQKVLDAKVWGDAASQIFYSLGCAWGGLITMASYNKFHNNCFRDSIIISITNCATSVYAGFVIFSILGFMAHNLNVPVSEVADHGPGLAFVAYPEALTLLPISPLWSLLFFFMLILLGLGTQFCLLETLVTAIVDEIGTDWIIRNKTVVTLSVAIAGFLLGVPLTSQAGIYWLLLMDNYAASFSLVIISCIMCICVMYVYGHTNYFKDVEMMLGFPPPLFFKVCWRFISPVIISFILIFTVIQYKPITYNDYVYPGWSLAIGFSMALSSVICIPIYALYKISRSPGATFRERLKFACRAHPKWGPALQEHRTGRYAPMASEDTVEARPLKEKEELKEELKEELKEEEKDRKDEISLTIQGSNGSTNTHNNPNPSA; encoded by the exons GTGCCTTCATGTTACCATACTTCATTATGCTGGTGTTCTGCGGcattcctctcttcttcctcgAGCTGTCCTTCGGTCAGTTCGCCAGCCTGGGGTGTTTGGGAGTATGGAAGATCAGCCCTATGTTCAAAG GTGTGGGCTACGGCATGATGGTGGTGTCCACCTACATTGGGATCTATTACAACGTGGTCATTTGCATCGCCTTCTACTACTTTTTCATGTCCATGACAAACTTGCTGCCATGGACCTACTGCAACAACCCCTGGAACACGCCAGACTGCAGCGGGGTGGTGGGCGGCAGCCAACGGTTCAACGCCAGCCTGGCTAATGCTACCACAAACCTGGTAGCAGGGGTGTCAGAGGTAGTCAATCGCACCAAGAGGACCAGCCCCAGTGAGGAGTACTGGAA acaCTACGTGTTGAACATCTCTGATGATATTGGGAACTTTGGAGAGGTCCGTCTTCCTATTCTGGGCTGCCTCGCTGTGTCTTGGTTTGTCGTCTTCCTCTGTCTCATCAGGGGCGTTAAATCCTCTggaaag gtggtgTACTTCACAGCCACATTCCCCTATGTTGTTTTGACCATCCTGTTCATCCGTGGCATCACCCTGGATGGAGCCATCAACGGCATCAAGTACTACCTGACTCCACAGTGGCAGAAGGTCCTTGATGCAAAG gtGTGGGGAGATGCAGCGTCCCAGATTTTCTACTCTCTGGGCTGTGCATGGGGTGGTCTTATTACCATGGCTTCCTATAACAAGTTCCACAACAACTGTTTCAG AGACAGCATCATCATCAGTATAACCAACTGTGCGACCAGCGTGTATGCCGGCTTTGTCATTTTCTCCATCCTGGGCTTCATGGCACACAACCTAAACGTCCCCGTGTCAGAGGTGGCCGACCACGGCCCGGGCCTGGCCTTTGTGGCCTACCCAGAAGCCCTCACTCTGCTCCCCATTTCACCACTGTGGTcactgctcttcttcttcatgcTCATCCTTCTGGGACTGGGGACTCAG TTCTGTCTGCTGGAGACTCTGGTGACTGCTATCGTCGATGAGATCGGTACAGACTGGATCATCAGGAACAAGACCGTTGTCACACTGTCAGTGGCCATAGCTGGATTCTTACTTGGAGTGCCACTAACGTCACAG GCAGGAATCTATTGGTTGCTACTGATGGACAACTATGCTGCTAGTTTCTCTTTGGTCATCATCTCCTGCATCATGTGCATCTGCGTCATGTATGTTTATG GTCACACGAACTACTTTAAAGATGTGGAGATGATGCTGggcttccctcctcctctcttcttcaaAGTCTGCTGGAGATTCATCTCCCCCGTCATTATCAGT TTCATCCTGATCTTCACAGTGATCCAGTACAAACCCATCACCTACAATGACTACGTGTATCCCGGCTGGTCTCTGGCTATCGGCTTCTCCATGGCTCTGTCCTCAGTGATCTGCATACCCATCTATGCCCTCTACAAGATCTCAAGGTCCCCAGGAGCCACCTTCAGAGAG CGGTTGAAGTTTGCTTGCCGGGCACATCCAAAGTGGGGCCCTGCCCTGCAGGAGCACCGGACAGGCCGCTACGCCCCCATGGCATCCGAAGACACTGTGGAGGCTCGTCCCCTcaaggaaaaggaggagctgaaggaggAGCTAAAGGAAGagctgaaggaggaggaaaaggataGAAAGGATGAGATCAGCCTCACCATCCAGGGAAGCAACGgctccactaacacacacaacaacccCAACCCCAGCGCATAG
- the slc6a9 gene encoding sodium- and chloride-dependent glycine transporter 1 isoform X1, translating to MSESNTIAASTADQNGAVPGEPVKKDENSRRGNWGNQIEFVLTSVGYAVGLGNVWRFPYLCYRNGGGAFMLPYFIMLVFCGIPLFFLELSFGQFASLGCLGVWKISPMFKGVGYGMMVVSTYIGIYYNVVICIAFYYFFMSMTNLLPWTYCNNPWNTPDCSGVVGGSQRFNASLANATTNLVAGVSEVVNRTKRTSPSEEYWKHYVLNISDDIGNFGEVRLPILGCLAVSWFVVFLCLIRGVKSSGKVVYFTATFPYVVLTILFIRGITLDGAINGIKYYLTPQWQKVLDAKVWGDAASQIFYSLGCAWGGLITMASYNKFHNNCFRDSIIISITNCATSVYAGFVIFSILGFMAHNLNVPVSEVADHGPGLAFVAYPEALTLLPISPLWSLLFFFMLILLGLGTQFCLLETLVTAIVDEIGTDWIIRNKTVVTLSVAIAGFLLGVPLTSQAGIYWLLLMDNYAASFSLVIISCIMCICVMYVYGHTNYFKDVEMMLGFPPPLFFKVCWRFISPVIISFILIFTVIQYKPITYNDYVYPGWSLAIGFSMALSSVICIPIYALYKISRSPGATFRERLKFACRAHPKWGPALQEHRTGRYAPMASEDTVEARPLKEKEELKEELKEELKEEEKDRKDEISLTIQGSNGSTNTHNNPNPSA from the exons GTGCCTTCATGTTACCATACTTCATTATGCTGGTGTTCTGCGGcattcctctcttcttcctcgAGCTGTCCTTCGGTCAGTTCGCCAGCCTGGGGTGTTTGGGAGTATGGAAGATCAGCCCTATGTTCAAAG GTGTGGGCTACGGCATGATGGTGGTGTCCACCTACATTGGGATCTATTACAACGTGGTCATTTGCATCGCCTTCTACTACTTTTTCATGTCCATGACAAACTTGCTGCCATGGACCTACTGCAACAACCCCTGGAACACGCCAGACTGCAGCGGGGTGGTGGGCGGCAGCCAACGGTTCAACGCCAGCCTGGCTAATGCTACCACAAACCTGGTAGCAGGGGTGTCAGAGGTAGTCAATCGCACCAAGAGGACCAGCCCCAGTGAGGAGTACTGGAA acaCTACGTGTTGAACATCTCTGATGATATTGGGAACTTTGGAGAGGTCCGTCTTCCTATTCTGGGCTGCCTCGCTGTGTCTTGGTTTGTCGTCTTCCTCTGTCTCATCAGGGGCGTTAAATCCTCTggaaag gtggtgTACTTCACAGCCACATTCCCCTATGTTGTTTTGACCATCCTGTTCATCCGTGGCATCACCCTGGATGGAGCCATCAACGGCATCAAGTACTACCTGACTCCACAGTGGCAGAAGGTCCTTGATGCAAAG gtGTGGGGAGATGCAGCGTCCCAGATTTTCTACTCTCTGGGCTGTGCATGGGGTGGTCTTATTACCATGGCTTCCTATAACAAGTTCCACAACAACTGTTTCAG AGACAGCATCATCATCAGTATAACCAACTGTGCGACCAGCGTGTATGCCGGCTTTGTCATTTTCTCCATCCTGGGCTTCATGGCACACAACCTAAACGTCCCCGTGTCAGAGGTGGCCGACCACGGCCCGGGCCTGGCCTTTGTGGCCTACCCAGAAGCCCTCACTCTGCTCCCCATTTCACCACTGTGGTcactgctcttcttcttcatgcTCATCCTTCTGGGACTGGGGACTCAG TTCTGTCTGCTGGAGACTCTGGTGACTGCTATCGTCGATGAGATCGGTACAGACTGGATCATCAGGAACAAGACCGTTGTCACACTGTCAGTGGCCATAGCTGGATTCTTACTTGGAGTGCCACTAACGTCACAG GCAGGAATCTATTGGTTGCTACTGATGGACAACTATGCTGCTAGTTTCTCTTTGGTCATCATCTCCTGCATCATGTGCATCTGCGTCATGTATGTTTATG GTCACACGAACTACTTTAAAGATGTGGAGATGATGCTGggcttccctcctcctctcttcttcaaAGTCTGCTGGAGATTCATCTCCCCCGTCATTATCAGT TTCATCCTGATCTTCACAGTGATCCAGTACAAACCCATCACCTACAATGACTACGTGTATCCCGGCTGGTCTCTGGCTATCGGCTTCTCCATGGCTCTGTCCTCAGTGATCTGCATACCCATCTATGCCCTCTACAAGATCTCAAGGTCCCCAGGAGCCACCTTCAGAGAG CGGTTGAAGTTTGCTTGCCGGGCACATCCAAAGTGGGGCCCTGCCCTGCAGGAGCACCGGACAGGCCGCTACGCCCCCATGGCATCCGAAGACACTGTGGAGGCTCGTCCCCTcaaggaaaaggaggagctgaaggaggAGCTAAAGGAAGagctgaaggaggaggaaaaggataGAAAGGATGAGATCAGCCTCACCATCCAGGGAAGCAACGgctccactaacacacacaacaacccCAACCCCAGCGCATAG
- the slc6a9 gene encoding sodium- and chloride-dependent glycine transporter 1 isoform X3 — MEFYVKNGAVPGEPVKKDENSRRGNWGNQIEFVLTSVGYAVGLGNVWRFPYLCYRNGGGAFMLPYFIMLVFCGIPLFFLELSFGQFASLGCLGVWKISPMFKGVGYGMMVVSTYIGIYYNVVICIAFYYFFMSMTNLLPWTYCNNPWNTPDCSGVVGGSQRFNASLANATTNLVAGVSEVVNRTKRTSPSEEYWKHYVLNISDDIGNFGEVRLPILGCLAVSWFVVFLCLIRGVKSSGKVVYFTATFPYVVLTILFIRGITLDGAINGIKYYLTPQWQKVLDAKVWGDAASQIFYSLGCAWGGLITMASYNKFHNNCFRDSIIISITNCATSVYAGFVIFSILGFMAHNLNVPVSEVADHGPGLAFVAYPEALTLLPISPLWSLLFFFMLILLGLGTQFCLLETLVTAIVDEIGTDWIIRNKTVVTLSVAIAGFLLGVPLTSQAGIYWLLLMDNYAASFSLVIISCIMCICVMYVYGHTNYFKDVEMMLGFPPPLFFKVCWRFISPVIISFILIFTVIQYKPITYNDYVYPGWSLAIGFSMALSSVICIPIYALYKISRSPGATFRERLKFACRAHPKWGPALQEHRTGRYAPMASEDTVEARPLKEKEELKEELKEELKEEEKDRKDEISLTIQGSNGSTNTHNNPNPSA, encoded by the exons GTGCCTTCATGTTACCATACTTCATTATGCTGGTGTTCTGCGGcattcctctcttcttcctcgAGCTGTCCTTCGGTCAGTTCGCCAGCCTGGGGTGTTTGGGAGTATGGAAGATCAGCCCTATGTTCAAAG GTGTGGGCTACGGCATGATGGTGGTGTCCACCTACATTGGGATCTATTACAACGTGGTCATTTGCATCGCCTTCTACTACTTTTTCATGTCCATGACAAACTTGCTGCCATGGACCTACTGCAACAACCCCTGGAACACGCCAGACTGCAGCGGGGTGGTGGGCGGCAGCCAACGGTTCAACGCCAGCCTGGCTAATGCTACCACAAACCTGGTAGCAGGGGTGTCAGAGGTAGTCAATCGCACCAAGAGGACCAGCCCCAGTGAGGAGTACTGGAA acaCTACGTGTTGAACATCTCTGATGATATTGGGAACTTTGGAGAGGTCCGTCTTCCTATTCTGGGCTGCCTCGCTGTGTCTTGGTTTGTCGTCTTCCTCTGTCTCATCAGGGGCGTTAAATCCTCTggaaag gtggtgTACTTCACAGCCACATTCCCCTATGTTGTTTTGACCATCCTGTTCATCCGTGGCATCACCCTGGATGGAGCCATCAACGGCATCAAGTACTACCTGACTCCACAGTGGCAGAAGGTCCTTGATGCAAAG gtGTGGGGAGATGCAGCGTCCCAGATTTTCTACTCTCTGGGCTGTGCATGGGGTGGTCTTATTACCATGGCTTCCTATAACAAGTTCCACAACAACTGTTTCAG AGACAGCATCATCATCAGTATAACCAACTGTGCGACCAGCGTGTATGCCGGCTTTGTCATTTTCTCCATCCTGGGCTTCATGGCACACAACCTAAACGTCCCCGTGTCAGAGGTGGCCGACCACGGCCCGGGCCTGGCCTTTGTGGCCTACCCAGAAGCCCTCACTCTGCTCCCCATTTCACCACTGTGGTcactgctcttcttcttcatgcTCATCCTTCTGGGACTGGGGACTCAG TTCTGTCTGCTGGAGACTCTGGTGACTGCTATCGTCGATGAGATCGGTACAGACTGGATCATCAGGAACAAGACCGTTGTCACACTGTCAGTGGCCATAGCTGGATTCTTACTTGGAGTGCCACTAACGTCACAG GCAGGAATCTATTGGTTGCTACTGATGGACAACTATGCTGCTAGTTTCTCTTTGGTCATCATCTCCTGCATCATGTGCATCTGCGTCATGTATGTTTATG GTCACACGAACTACTTTAAAGATGTGGAGATGATGCTGggcttccctcctcctctcttcttcaaAGTCTGCTGGAGATTCATCTCCCCCGTCATTATCAGT TTCATCCTGATCTTCACAGTGATCCAGTACAAACCCATCACCTACAATGACTACGTGTATCCCGGCTGGTCTCTGGCTATCGGCTTCTCCATGGCTCTGTCCTCAGTGATCTGCATACCCATCTATGCCCTCTACAAGATCTCAAGGTCCCCAGGAGCCACCTTCAGAGAG CGGTTGAAGTTTGCTTGCCGGGCACATCCAAAGTGGGGCCCTGCCCTGCAGGAGCACCGGACAGGCCGCTACGCCCCCATGGCATCCGAAGACACTGTGGAGGCTCGTCCCCTcaaggaaaaggaggagctgaaggaggAGCTAAAGGAAGagctgaaggaggaggaaaaggataGAAAGGATGAGATCAGCCTCACCATCCAGGGAAGCAACGgctccactaacacacacaacaacccCAACCCCAGCGCATAG